The genomic stretch CGATTAATTTCTGACCACACCAGACTGACAGATCCGTGGAGCAGTGTTGCAAAATTGGAAGCGAGGGTCAAGCCTAAGCCAGCGCCCGATGAGTGCATTCCAACTTTCTCATAAGGCTCGAATATACGTTTTTGGTCATCTGGATGAATTCCGCGACCAGTATCCGTGACGTCAACAACAAGCTGTTGGCGATCTGGCTGTAATGTTATAGTCACCGTGATAATGCCTTCCGAAGTATTCTGTatggcgttgatgatgagctgaAGCAAGCTGTCACGAAGTAGACCGATGTCGGTTCGGAAGCTGACGCAATCCAATTGGGAGTCATGATTGAAGAAAACAGAGGCCCTATAGCGGGTATCGTCGGAAATCGCTTTGCGCATCTCGTTGGACAGTTCTGTTTCGAGCTCGTACACGGTGTGCAAAGCGTACTGCCGGTCCTTCATGGCAATGTCGGCCCATCTGTTTAGCGTAATCATGTTGTTGACTATGGAAATCAAGTCTCGCCCTGATGACTTGATGGTATCCAGATAAATAATTGATTCTTCAGGTTCGCTCGGCTTGATCTCTGGCAATGGCTCCATCGTTTTGCTCTCACGATGCTTTTGTGACGCAAGCTCCTCTGTCAGTAGGTCTGCAGAGCCGAGAATTCCGTGAATCGGAGTTCGAAGCTGGTGAGAAAATCCTCGGAGGaacttttcctttgctttcATTGCTTCCGTTAGGAGTCGCTTGTGCCATATCTGAGAGAGCATGGTTGCACACGATTGGACAAACCAAGAGTCAACATCGTCAAACACTAGTCGAAAGTCTTTGGATGCTACAACAAGTAGGGAGGATCCTGACAAGGTTTCGCACGGAGCGGCAATTGCACGCACCACATTGTTTGAAGGGAAAGGTTTCTGGTTTGAAGTTTGGATGAAATCATCCAAATAAATGGTGTCTTCCCAcaggccatcttcaagctcaGATAAGGGCACTGGTTCATGATTCTCAATCTCGACATGGGCGTCTTTGCATGATTGCACGGTAATTGTCGCATCTGGGTATATGATCCTCAGTATCCGCAGAACCGGTTCTTCTAATCCTGTTTTGTCTGCTTCGCTCTGTGCTGCAGAGAGAAGTTCTGAAATCCGGCGCCGTTCTCGCTGGCGCCTTGCTCTCGCTGACTGAACGATATCGGCGGCGACCCAGTCAGCTAGCCGAGCAAGCgtctgctgctggagcttggtCAAGGGCTCTCGGGCCGTTTTAGAGCTCACAGTAACACTGCCAACATTGACGCGCTCCCCAGCTTCTATCTGCAAGCGAATTGGAGCTCCAGCATATGCAAGGAGTCCAGCGGCCTTGGCATACGGGCAGTCTCTAAATCTCCAGTCTTCCATCATATTCGGCAGCTGGAAAATATCCTATGTACAATTAGCAGGCGTCTACATACCAAGTATCATCAACATACGTGAGTCTGGGTAATTGTGTGAGCACAGAGAGATTCTCCGCGTGGATGAATGGCCAAAGGAAGCCCAACAGCTGCTAGACGAATATAGTAGTTGAGGTCTTGAATGCCAATGATGACAAAATCCCAGCCACTGGATTCCTGAGCCAGATTTGCcttctgctgcagcccaGAGAGGAACTCGGGCTCGTTGAGGATATCGCGAGTGTAGTACCAGAGCATAGACAACCTGAGCCTCTCATTCTCCGCCAAAAAGCCGCGCAGATATCGTCCATCGTTGGACAGCGGCTCATCAGGGGCCTTTGACGGCGCAAATTCATCATCTGGCAAAGGATAATAGTTTTTCTCTACATCGGGATTCCACGGCTCAACTGGCTTATCGAGATTGTCTGGATCGAAGATGGGCCAGACGGTCTGCGGCAGAGCTGGCGGGGGCTCATGCTTCGACGACAAGATGACCGCATCTGTCTTGGGGAAAAAGGGCTTCGGCCGCCCGCCGCTGGAAGCTGTTGCCGTGGGCATGCTGCAGAACGACGAGATCCCAACCAAGGGGCCTGCGGTGGCGTCCAATGCATTGCAGGTGCAAAGTATTTGCAGACAGTCGGCATTGGAACAGATTCCTGATCCGCTGCATGTCCGTCTGCACGTGATGGCTTCGCTTCGGCCAGCTCCCGGCAGCCCCGGCCAGCCGGGCGTTTAGTTCCTGAGCAATCTGGTGGGCCGACGACGAAGCTACTCCAAGACCAGAGTTAGTATCTGCCGTATCTCGGACCTCGGACCGGGGTGCTAAGCTTTGGCGAATGGGCGCTCGACGCTTGTGTGAAAGAGGCATTTCTGGTTGAGAATTGACACAGATTCGTGAAGGAAGATGCTCTAGAATGATTCTGCCCCGCCTGCAAAGACGGGTATCTTGACGAGATGGAAGTTCCCGATCCAATTCAGTGACGCAGACAGAAAGGCCGATGCCATTTTCAGGGTCTTCCCGagtggagaagagctggtgTGGAGATGCGGACCCTGAGCGTTGTATTAGCGCCTTGGGACGGGAAGACTGTCTCTCAGTGAACCAGCAGCAAGTATAAAATACTTGGGTATCCAGCAGCTATATTCTGATAGCTGCTACACGCTGGGTGCCTGAGTGATCAAATAGTAATGTAGCTCTTTAGCGAAGCCCTCAAATTAGGCCTCCACGAAGATCAACGCTTTGGAGCTTACAAAAGGCTCCAGTACGCTGTGCTTATTTGCCTTCCCCACCGTCCCGTCATCCCCACGCTTCTCTAGATCCATTTACGACTCGCGGTAGCGCAATGTATGATCTGTGCAGTTTGCCATATGAAACAGTCCATGACGTTTTAATAAGTGAAACTTTCTGCTGAGATCTCGTTATGTGGATTTTGCGATGTTGATCGAACCCAGGACCCACTCTCTCAGAGATCAAACATGAAGTAGCGAGCGAATGCAGCTACAAGCACAGCTAGATGCATTGGCTATATACTCATAATATCTCCAGTGCCCCGATCCTATTGTCTAGCACTCTGCATGAAATAGTTGATATTATGAAATTGTAGTCAATTGGATAATCTGGCCCCCCGGAAGAAAAAGGTATCACCGCTGTGCCACGATCCTGGTGCTAACCAGTCATTTTGGTAACCGCTTCAGCCTAGACTTTGGATGCCCCAGCTTTCAAAAGGAGACATGTTGAAGACTATAGACTCGCCAAGCAGCTTTTTCGAGTTTTGAAAGTCGAAGGAATGCTGAGCAATGTGGTCTCTAAGTTGCATACACCGGCCTACATCTTTCTATTGCAGGAGGTAAAGAACACCATGATTGCGTACCTCAAATGTGGAGGAAATATCGAAAACTTCAGCTTACTAAATTATAAGACTCTCATATTGATTGAAGACCAAATGGTAGCTTTCTTTTGCGTTTTATTGAACCATAAAGACAAGAGAGTCTTGGGAGCTGGAATGGCTTGCCAAGCGCTGTAAGCTTCCCAAACAGGCAGTTATTTCAGGTGGGTCTCATGATGACTTCTAAAAATAGGAGTCCATTAACTACCTAGTTTTTAATCGAATGCCAAAGCCAACAGAGGAGCAATAACAAGAATGTTAGTCACGATGTAGGCTTTTGCAAGGCTGTATTCACAACCGTCATACATCGCACATACAGGTACAACTCCAGTATCCATCATTTGGAATCAAGTCACAGATGAGGAGCTAGCAACATACGCGCTCAGTAACGCAGGATCAAAAGGCCTGAAAAAGTAATACCGCCCATCTCAGGCGGCTGCGTACACACCTAGGGAAATACGCGTCTAATAAGTGTAGGCCACTTCCCCACGCAGATATTCGTCCCGATGGACTGTTTTTGGTAAGAAGTGTGAATACGAATACGGAACGCTTTGCAGAATGAGCTCTAAGATACAATGTTCCATACCGGCAAGACATAGTTTGGCTGCCAATTATATGCACTCGGGTTCTTTATCCCAAACAAAGCAGCTCTCCGTAAAATCCCATGATACGGCTACGTTAGTCCGTGCCCACACTCCCTCCGAATTGTCATTGGAACATGCATCTACGGTTAAGATGTCAGTCAATGATTCCAAACCATCTAACAAGGTAATCAACATGTGTACCTATATAATAACCAGGTCTTCTGCAACTAGTTCCAGCagaacaaaacaagacaaacaaCCGAGCtgctaatatatttattatccTTCATCATGGACTCTGAGTCAGAAACTTTCAAATTTTGCATTATCATTGGCGCTGGTGTGGGTGGTCTTGTGCAGGCGGCGGAGTTGCTACGAAAGAAGGTGTTACAGCCGCAAGACTTACAAATCCTCGAACGACACAGCGATTACGGGGGCGTTTGGAAAGCTGCAACTTATCCAGGTGCTGCCTGTGATGTATTTAGTTGCACCTACCAGGTCAGTTGGCATCGAAATCCAGGTATGTTATATCATCAAACATCGTTGTTTCCATTAGAGTCTCACAAGCTGACTTTTGGTGATTCTCAGACTGGAACTATCTTTTCCCCACGGCTTCAGAACTCGTCCAATACTACCAAAACTTTGCCAAATACTACAAGATTACCGACTGTACAACTTTTGGCCAGAACGTTACACAAGCCACTTGGTCTGAAGAGCGATCGTTGTGGGTCGTGGACGTTAAAGATGCCCAATCTGGAGTATGCAAACGTTGGACTTGCCGTGTTCTTATACAGGCTGCCGGAACGTATAATCGGACGAGCACACCACAAATTCCGGGAATGGACCGTTTCACGGGCAACATGTGGCATGCTTCAGAGTGGCCGGCGAAGTACGACTTCACCGGCAAGTCTGTGGCGTATGTCGGAACTGGCCCAACATCTGTCCAGGTACTGCCGTACATTCAAGCACAAGCAAAGTCGGTCAGTGTATTTTGCCGAAGCATGACTTACTGTCATCCGTTCAGCAACTTTAAATATCCAGCTTGGATTAAATGGGCATTCCGCTGGATCCCTGGCTTTCTTGCCTTATACGCCTTCATGATTGGGAATCTTTTTGGTCTATGGGCGTATTTCGCCTTTCGACCTGCATCTTGGATGGCGAAGAATACGGAACGCTATTGTCGCCGCACTTTGGAGAAACAAGTGCCTGATGATGTTCTGCGTCAAAAGTTAACACCGGTCGGGCGATTTGGGTCTAAGAGGCCACTGGTGTCTCTCTCGGGATTCTTTGAGACGCTTCAGAAGGATAATGTTGAAGTGATTAATTATTCCATTATTGCGGTGGACGAATACGGTGTTATTACAAAGCGACCACACACAGACGATGTCGTTTTGCAGATTGACGATCCGGCCGCAGTCAGCCGTCAGAGTTCAGAATCTCAGCCAAAAGCACAGAATTTGCATATTAAAGCAGATGTTCTCATATGGGGAACTGGATTTAAAATGCAAGGCTGGGGCGGAGCAGTGCCTACAACAGGTCGTGATGATCAAATTCTCAGCGATCATTGGAAGAGTTCGCCTAATGCTTTATATGGTACGTATATATACAGCTTTCAGTCTAATATGGAAGCCGCTAATTTAATTTTGACATTAGGGACTATGACATCAAAGTTTCCCAACCTCATCTTCATGAACGGCCCCAATACTACTACGCCCTGGTCAAGTTTGATCCGAGGGTTGGAGATGCAAGCAGCGTTTAATCTCAAGATCATTCGACGCATTTATCAACAGTCTGTCACGCTTCCACGTTATACTATAGAACCACGCcgtgaagcagaagaagcttggaCAACATCCATGCAGCCGGAGCTCAATAAACTGGCTACTAGCCCGGAATATGGACctgctttttattatttgaATGAAAGCGGACAAAatactttcttctttccgtGGGCACAGCGATATTACCAATGGAGGACGAGAAAGTTGAATATCGTGGAGTACGTTGAATCGGGGTTATCCAAATCAGAGTAACTAACCGGCCTGATACTCAAATGTGCCGATCTAATATCTCTATCACTGTGTTATAAACTGGGAcaacaagagacaagaggGAAAGTGCGTTACATTATGGAGGATAAATATGAAGCCATACAATTTCAGCATAGCTCAGCACAGACTTTCAGTAATAAATAGTTGTTtagtataatttattatgTCCTAAAACCTCTTAACCTACTTGGCTTCTATGAAAAATGATATATATTAAACACTATAAAAATTACAATATACTTCTCCAAGTGTCATGCTGTTTGGGGCTAAAACCAGCTTATATGCAACCGATTCCTGTTGTCAATTAGTATCCAAATGTAACCTTCTTTCTGACGTCTAGATGCCGAATCTATGTGCCGTGTCTCCTTGATTCTGGCGTTCGGATGCCGACTAGAACTACCGCATTTCAAAATTGTTTAGGCTAATTCTCATGACACCGAGACAGTATATTTGCGATGAAGTATTCGCAGTCCCTTTGAAACAGGGATGTTGAATGATGACAACACCTTAATTTTACCTTGTTCAACTTTTTAAACGTACCAATCGCGGTCGCTTTTGAGATGTAAGTTGAATAACTCATCATTGCCGAAATCGAAGCCGACTGTACGTTGCATTCTGCTTATTAGTGCGGTAGTATATTCCGCATTTTGGCTAAAGGCGGCAGTTATGGACATTTAGGATTCGCTTCCTTTGAGTATGAATGTGATATTCAGTTTCCTACCAACATGAATGCAACAAGATCTATAGTGAAGCAAGCTGCCGCGAATCAGACAGAAACAGTTATAAAAGGAAGTAAACCAAGTAAAATGCCGGCCGGTGGTTGATTAGCCCCAGGCGCCTAGTCTATTTGACAACGCACAACTACACAAGCAGTAAATATGGTATGAAAGTCTGCATTTGCAAGAGCAGCTGGCATGGCCATGCTAGGCATGCCATCAATGGTGTTTGCTGCATCTCTGACCCAGGTCTCTAACTGGGGTAATCCTGTCAACGGGGTCAGCATGTATATTTATGTACCTGACCGGGTGGCAACTAAGCCTCCAGTTATTGTGGCGGTACGACTGAGATTCATCGCCAGTTCTACTCGTCAAAGCTCATGATTCAACAGATTCATCCATGCGGGGGCTCTGCGCAAGAGTACTTTAGTCTTACCCGGCTACCCTCGTACGCGGATAGCTTTggcttcatcctcatctaTCCCCAGACGACTAAGGATCAAAATTGCTGGGATTGCTACAGCTCTGCATCTAACACTCACAATGGCGGTAGCGACTCAAAGGCCATTGCAGCCATGGTTTCGTATACTCTTGGCAAGTATAATGGCGACGCCTCCAAGGTTTTCTCTGTGGGGTCCTCGTCTGGGGCTATGATGACACCGATCCTTATGGCTGCCTATCCCGACGTCTTTGCTGGAGGCGCAGGCTTTAGCGGAGTTCCAGCTGGATGCTTCGAGAACGCGACCTCTTCTACACCATCCACCCCAGACCAGAGCTGCCCCCACGCCCAGAAGGGTTTTACAGCGCAGCAATGGGGAGATATTGCACGCGCCGAGTATCCGGGATACACTGGTCAGTACCCGAAGATGCAAGTTTGGGAGGGGACTGCCGATACTCTAGTGACCATTGGGAATCTTCAAGCTCAGTTGGACCAGTGGAGCAACGTCATGGGGTTGAGCTTTTCACACAACGAGACCAACACGCCGCAGTCAGGCTATACGAAGATTGTTTACGGCGACGGCACAAGATTGGTTGGCTACAGTGCTGCAGGCGTAGGCCACTTTGTGCCTTTTCATGAAACTGATGTAAGTACAACTCAAGATCTCTTGGATGGTTACCGCTAAGCTTTCGTGGCTTTGCCTCGTCGTGGCGTTCGACTGAGTTGACAACGGAACCCTAATCTACATTCATATGAAGGCTTAATAACATTGATAACAGGTCCTCGACTTCTTTGATCTTCTGGGCGGCACTTCCACAAGTTCTTCTACACAGCCTTCAGGCCCCACGAGCACAAcgggaggcggcggaggccCCAGCTGTACTGCAGCTCACTGGGCACAATGTGGCGGAATGGGCTACAGTGGATGCACAGTCTGTGCCTCTCCATACAGCTGCCAGGTCTCAAACGCGTATTACTCTCAATGTCTGTGAGGATGGTAAAGTTTGCTTCTAGAACTAGGGGGAATAGCCCTTCATTTGAGAATCCGGAACTCAGGGCGTATTCTTGTTTATGTGGCCTAGGCCATATGATGTTGGCGCCTTAGGTAGACTTCGCAAAGAACTGATTCTCTTGAACCTTGCATATTGCTCGCAAATAAAAACATATTCTTACTTTGGTACACTTTATCTAGGTCATTGACATAGAGCACGAGATCACCAAATGCTATAGACGCCCTGCACACCTCGTCTATATGACCATAGCTGGTTTTGCGCGGCAGCGGACAATACCACTAACAGTAGTAATGAATTTTTACGTTTCATGTGATTTGCCTATATTTGGGAGCTCTTTTGTAGAAGTTGTTACTGAAATAATATTTAGGTTCACTCTCTTTGTAGATCTGAACGGTATAAT from Trichoderma atroviride chromosome 3, complete sequence encodes the following:
- a CDS encoding uncharacterized protein (EggNog:ENOG41); amino-acid sequence: MPTATASSGGRPKPFFPKTDAVILSSKHEPPPALPQTVWPIFDPDNLDKPVEPWNPDVEKNYYPLPDDEFAPSKAPDEPLSNDGRYLRGFLAENERLRLSMLWYYTRDILNEPEFLSGLQQKANLAQESSGWDFVIIGIQDLNYYIRLAAVGLPLAIHPRGESLCAHTITQTHDIFQLPNMMEDWRFRDCPYAKAAGLLAYAGAPIRLQIEAGERVNVGSVTVSSKTAREPLTKLQQQTLARLADWVAADIVQSARARRQRERRRISELLSAAQSEADKTGLEEPVLRILRIIYPDATITVQSCKDAHVEIENHEPVPLSELEDGLWEDTIYLDDFIQTSNQKPFPSNNVVRAIAAPCETLSGSSLLVVASKDFRLVFDDVDSWFVQSCATMLSQIWHKRLLTEAMKAKEKFLRGFSHQLRTPIHGILGSADLLTEELASQKHRESKTMEPLPEIKPSEPEESIIYLDTIKSSGRDLISIVNNMITLNRWADIAMKDRQYALHTVYELETELSNEMRKAISDDTRYRASVFFNHDSQLDCVSFRTDIGLLRDSLLQLIINAIQNTSEGIITVTITLQPDRQQLVVDVTDTGRGIHPDDQKRIFEPYEKVGMHSSGAGLGLTLASNFATLLHGSVSLVWSEINRGSQFTATFREMECVPLPPSQSLVQKLKALPSTFYNITSGSDSVSLCSNFTLFLNRNGFKSSDSLDDSFVVLDYVPGPGKHHSHLSQIPTGKIAICLVPASEGNFCLEQHPKNIFYVTAPFSTSSMSSALEDANDYLSEVKASQAYMSQLTMPTPPEDRIPSFFGRQNTNSLTGNNGLLTPPSDRSGKTTAKAGSVASIPPSIATSKPMALLVDDNNINLRILQMYCTKRGLPYCSATDGLQAVEAFSKQQSLAANGEGTWIQLIFMDLQMPVCDGFKATQQIRQLEKENNWGESIVFIVTGQDSQSDRTTAEEVGVDEFLVKPAPVKVLDRNVVRHFPSFKVG
- a CDS encoding uncharacterized protein (EggNog:ENOG41~TransMembrane:1 (n10-19c24/25o236-260i)), which encodes MDSESETFKFCIIIGAGVGGLVQAAELLRKKVLQPQDLQILERHSDYGGVWKAATYPGAACDVFSCTYQVSWHRNPDWNYLFPTASELVQYYQNFAKYYKITDCTTFGQNVTQATWSEERSLWVVDVKDAQSGVCKRWTCRVLIQAAGTYNRTSTPQIPGMDRFTGNMWHASEWPAKYDFTGKSVAYVGTGPTSVQVLPYIQAQAKSVSVFCRSMTYCHPFSNFKYPAWIKWAFRWIPGFLALYAFMIGNLFGLWAYFAFRPASWMAKNTERYCRRTLEKQVPDDVLRQKLTPVGRFGSKRPLVSLSGFFETLQKDNVEVINYSIIAVDEYGVITKRPHTDDVVLQIDDPAAVSRQSSESQPKAQNLHIKADVLIWGTGFKMQGWGGAVPTTGRDDQILSDHWKSSPNALYGTMTSKFPNLIFMNGPNTTTPWSSLIRGLEMQAAFNLKIIRRIYQQSVTLPRYTIEPRREAEEAWTTSMQPELNKLATSPEYGPAFYYLNESGQNTFFFPWAQRYYQWRTRKLNIVEYVESGLSKSE